A single Oncorhynchus mykiss isolate Arlee chromosome 22, USDA_OmykA_1.1, whole genome shotgun sequence DNA region contains:
- the LOC110501506 gene encoding CD302 antigen, which produces MESLKECRLCPIYLCNFLFVVVCWQSTQAGDCPADGRTWVPFRQRCYHFVHGEEDVAKSYTIDAAKNICSGYELLSVQSAEENNFITKYSPQVWKGNMHVWLGMYYDSDDEDFKWQDETGLSFNNWGNNSSESELIPMDTCVAMHSSTGEWMKVSCVENPENGVVCETAEKKDGKLAPSPLLSALVILSVIGIMGISAVFWFLHQKHQHGTVLTSFEYHPPFRSPTSDEACLVETDDMA; this is translated from the exons ATGGAGTCACTGAAGGAATGTCGTCTTTGCCCCATATATTTATGCAAtttcctttttgttgttgtttgttggcAATCTACTCAAGCTGGTG ACTGTCCTGCAGATGGGCGCACCTGGGTGCCTTTCAGACAAAGATGCTACCACTTCGTCCATGGAGAAGAAGATGTGGCAAAAAGCTATACTATTGACGCTGCGAAAAACATCTGCTCAGGATATG AACTGTTGAGTGTCCAAAGTGCAGAGGAGAATAATTTCATCACCAAGTACAGTCCGCAGGTGTGGAAAGGCAACATGCACGTGTGGTTGGGCATGTATTATGACAGTGATG ATGAGGACTTTAAGTGGCAAGATGAAACGGGTCTGAGCTTTAATAACTGGGGGAATAACTCCAGTGAGTCTGAATTGATTCCCATGGACacctgtgtggccatgcacagcAGCACAGGGGAGTGGATGAAAGTCAGCTGTGTCGAAAACCCAGAGAATGGCGTGGTCTGTGAAACTGCTGAAA AGAAGGATGGCAAACTTG CTCCCAGTCCACTGCTTTCAGCTCTGGTAATTCTCAGTGTGATCGGAATCATGGGGATCTCTGCAGTCTTTTGGTTCCTGCACCAGAAGCACCAACACGGTACCGTCCTCACGTCATTCGAGTACCACCCCCCGTTCAGGTCTCCCACCTCTGACGAGGCCTGCCTAGTGGAGACTGATGACATGGCTTAG